The nucleotide sequence TGGGCAATCTGACGGTCGTCACCGACAAGCAAGGGGCTGTGCGCTATACCAAAGCCAGTTATCCGGTCCGCTACGGCAGGTATGGTGAGATCAAGACTGCGGATTACCTGTTTGAGATTAATTTAAGCGGTGAAATTAAAACCATCCGGGGATTGAACGGCAGCTGGCCCCATCCGGCCGAATGGCTCAAGCGCACCGCTGCCAATGACTGGGTGTATTATTCGGTGGGCAGATACCACCGGCTTTTTTCCTTTTTAGGTGAATATTATCTTCCCTGTCTTTCTTATCCGAGCAACTCGCCATGGACGTATGATCCGTTTGACGACCTGCATATCCAAAAGGCGCTGACGGCGGGGTCCCGGCTGCAAGCAGACCTGCGACCGTTGCTAAGGAACGGCATTCCCGCAGGCATTAAGGATTTTCTGAGCCCCGTTGTCCATAATGATGCCGACAGCTTGGATTTGAAATCAGAAGAGCTGCATCGATTTATCGGGGGGCCGGTATCGGTGCTGCCGCCGGACACCCGTCACGTGGATTATGACGTTATTCCACTGATGGTCGCAGATGGTTGTTTGTATGATTGCGGCTTTTGCTGTGTAAAATCCCGGCAGCGTTTCCAGCGCCGGCCGCAGTTTAATGTTGAGCGGCAGATCCAACTTTTAAAGGGTTTTTATGGGGCTGATTTGCGCAATTACAATGCTTTGTTTCTGGGCAATCATGATGCCCTGGCCGCCGGAAGCGAATTGATCTGCCATGTGGCTGCCACAGCTTATCAGGTCTTTGGTTTTGAACGTTCCTACCTTAAAAATCCGGCCCTTTTCTTATTCGGCAGTGTGGATTCGCTGCTAAATGCTGAAAATAGGCTGTTAGAGGAGCTTAATCGACTTCCGTTCTACTGCTATATCAATGTCGGACTGGAGTCGGCCGACGCCGCCACCCTGACGCTGATTGGCAAACCTCTGGATCCCAACCAGATCAGAGATGCCTTCCAGAAGATGCTGGACATCAATCGCCAATATCTGAACGTTGAAGTCACCGCCAATTTTTTGCTCGGAGAGCACCTGCCGCCGGCACATCATGATGCGCTGATTGACTTGATTCGCAGTAACCTGAGTCGCCCATACAGCAAAGGCGCCCTTTACCTGTCACCCTTGAATACCAGCCTCAATCGGGCTGAACTGCTGCACCAATTTATCGAGATTAAAACCAAAAGCTGGCTGCCCACTTTCCTTTACTTGATTCAGCGGTTGTAATCCCCTGATCAGATATACTTGCTGAACCGGTATTTCGTTTCTCTGCC is from Desulfobacterales bacterium and encodes:
- a CDS encoding radical SAM protein — its product is METYRLGNLTVVTDKQGAVRYTKASYPVRYGRYGEIKTADYLFEINLSGEIKTIRGLNGSWPHPAEWLKRTAANDWVYYSVGRYHRLFSFLGEYYLPCLSYPSNSPWTYDPFDDLHIQKALTAGSRLQADLRPLLRNGIPAGIKDFLSPVVHNDADSLDLKSEELHRFIGGPVSVLPPDTRHVDYDVIPLMVADGCLYDCGFCCVKSRQRFQRRPQFNVERQIQLLKGFYGADLRNYNALFLGNHDALAAGSELICHVAATAYQVFGFERSYLKNPALFLFGSVDSLLNAENRLLEELNRLPFYCYINVGLESADAATLTLIGKPLDPNQIRDAFQKMLDINRQYLNVEVTANFLLGEHLPPAHHDALIDLIRSNLSRPYSKGALYLSPLNTSLNRAELLHQFIEIKTKSWLPTFLYLIQRL